One Sphingopyxis macrogoltabida genomic region harbors:
- the ftsH gene encoding ATP-dependent zinc metalloprotease FtsH, translating to MQDDKEPQGNPWMKSVMIWSGILLAMLLVASMFGGASQPAGNPLAYSEFRQKVEEGSVKDVVLSEDKVTGTLSNGDRFTANVVRDPDLLKMLNDNGVKYDGKPTEVPNFWMYLIVQSLPFLLILGIAFFVFRQVQKNNGSGAMGFGKSRAKMLTEKQGRVTFDDVAGIDEAREELEEIVEFLKDPTKFSKLGGQIPKGALLVGSPGTGKTLLARAIAGEAGVPFFTISGSDFVEMFVGVGASRVRDMFEQAKRNAPCIVFIDEIDAVGRHRGAGLGNGNDEREQTLNQLLVEMDGFEANEGIIIVAATNRPDVLDPALLRPGRFDRQVVVPRPDIEGRQKILEVHTRKKPLAPDVDLRRIARGTPGFSGADLANLCNEAALLAARKGKRLIASNEFEEAKDKVMMGAERRSMVMTEDEKKATAYHEAGHALVSLHVEHNDPLHKVTIIPRGRALGVTWNLPERDRYSQNMKQMKARLALCFGGRIAEQLIYGKDELNTGASNDIQQATDMARAMVMEYGMSEKLGWLRYRDNQDEVFLGHSVSRAQNMSEETAKLIDAEVRRLVEEGEKVARKVLTDNIDELHLLAGALLEYETLSGEEAKRAIKGEDIGREGDHDKSGGPVSGHAGGMPQIKRKPRPFGDANPQGA from the coding sequence ATGCAGGACGACAAGGAACCGCAGGGCAACCCCTGGATGAAGAGCGTGATGATCTGGAGCGGCATCCTGCTGGCCATGCTCCTCGTCGCCTCGATGTTCGGCGGCGCTTCGCAGCCCGCAGGCAATCCGCTTGCCTATTCCGAGTTCCGCCAGAAGGTCGAGGAAGGCAGCGTCAAGGACGTCGTGCTGTCCGAAGACAAGGTGACCGGCACGCTGTCGAACGGCGACCGGTTCACCGCCAACGTCGTGCGCGATCCCGACCTTCTCAAGATGCTCAACGACAATGGCGTCAAATATGACGGCAAGCCGACCGAAGTTCCCAATTTCTGGATGTATCTGATCGTCCAGTCGCTGCCCTTCCTGCTGATTCTCGGCATCGCCTTCTTCGTCTTCCGCCAGGTGCAGAAGAACAACGGCTCGGGCGCGATGGGCTTCGGCAAATCGCGCGCCAAGATGCTCACCGAAAAGCAGGGCCGCGTGACCTTCGACGATGTCGCGGGCATCGACGAGGCGCGTGAGGAACTCGAAGAAATCGTCGAATTCCTGAAGGACCCGACCAAATTCTCGAAACTCGGCGGCCAGATCCCGAAGGGCGCATTGCTCGTCGGCTCGCCGGGTACCGGCAAGACGCTGCTCGCCCGCGCGATCGCGGGTGAAGCGGGCGTCCCCTTCTTCACCATTTCGGGTTCGGACTTCGTCGAAATGTTCGTCGGCGTGGGCGCATCGCGCGTCCGCGACATGTTCGAACAGGCTAAGCGCAATGCGCCATGCATCGTCTTCATCGACGAAATCGACGCCGTCGGCCGCCATCGCGGCGCGGGCCTCGGCAACGGCAACGACGAGCGCGAGCAGACGCTGAACCAGCTGCTCGTCGAAATGGACGGCTTCGAGGCGAACGAGGGCATCATCATCGTCGCCGCGACGAACCGCCCCGACGTGCTCGACCCCGCCCTCCTCCGTCCCGGCCGCTTCGACCGCCAGGTCGTCGTGCCGCGCCCCGACATCGAAGGCCGCCAGAAGATCCTCGAGGTCCACACGCGCAAGAAGCCGCTCGCGCCCGACGTCGACCTCCGCCGCATCGCGCGCGGCACCCCGGGCTTCTCGGGCGCCGATCTGGCTAATCTTTGCAACGAAGCGGCGCTGCTTGCGGCGCGCAAGGGCAAGCGCCTCATTGCCTCAAACGAATTCGAGGAAGCCAAGGACAAGGTCATGATGGGCGCCGAGCGCCGGTCGATGGTGATGACCGAGGACGAGAAGAAGGCGACCGCCTATCACGAGGCCGGCCACGCGCTCGTCTCGCTCCACGTCGAGCATAATGATCCGCTGCACAAGGTGACGATCATCCCGCGCGGCCGCGCGCTGGGCGTCACCTGGAACCTGCCCGAGCGCGACCGCTATTCGCAGAATATGAAGCAGATGAAGGCGCGTCTCGCGCTCTGCTTCGGCGGCCGCATCGCCGAGCAGCTTATCTACGGCAAGGACGAGCTCAACACCGGCGCGTCGAACGACATCCAGCAGGCGACCGACATGGCACGCGCCATGGTCATGGAATATGGCATGTCGGAAAAGCTCGGCTGGCTGCGCTATCGCGACAATCAGGATGAGGTCTTCCTCGGCCACAGCGTGTCGCGCGCCCAGAACATGTCCGAGGAAACCGCCAAGCTGATCGACGCCGAAGTCCGCCGCCTCGTCGAGGAAGGCGAAAAGGTCGCGCGCAAGGTGCTCACCGACAATATCGACGAACTGCACCTGCTCGCCGGCGCGCTGCTCGAATATGAGACGCTGTCGGGCGAGGAAGCGAAGCGTGCGATCAAGGGCGAGGATATCGGCCGTGAGGGCGATCACGACAAGTCGGGAGGCCCGGTATCGGGTCATGCCGGCGGCATGCCGCAGATCAAGCGCAAGCCGCGCCCGTTCGGCGACGCCAACCCGCAGGGTGCGTAG
- a CDS encoding helix-turn-helix domain-containing protein, whose translation MQTDQDSKPNAGEFELLTAKQTAVLHLLAQGRTSKEIAGLLDTGESAVNRHIEIMRSRLGGITRLELARRYRNACPDAPSVLRVDSSQQKIDLVAPPPTDERPDRDDAEADLLFQDSLTMKIEAPWAGQEEPVVVPRVLDGANATLTRGAAITIMVTSILASLVLAITAAWAITEALGG comes from the coding sequence ATGCAGACGGACCAAGACTCGAAACCGAACGCCGGTGAATTCGAATTGCTGACCGCAAAGCAGACTGCCGTGTTACATTTGTTGGCTCAGGGCCGAACGAGCAAGGAGATTGCGGGGCTTCTCGACACGGGCGAGTCAGCTGTCAACCGCCATATCGAGATTATGAGATCGCGTCTGGGTGGGATAACTCGCCTCGAGCTCGCCCGACGTTACCGTAACGCATGTCCGGATGCCCCGTCCGTGTTACGTGTAGATTCTTCTCAGCAAAAAATTGATCTCGTCGCGCCGCCGCCAACCGACGAAAGACCGGATCGGGACGACGCCGAAGCCGACCTCCTCTTTCAGGACTCGCTCACGATGAAAATCGAAGCGCCCTGGGCGGGACAGGAAGAACCGGTGGTCGTCCCCAGGGTGCTCGACGGCGCAAATGCCACGCTCACCCGTGGTGCGGCGATTACGATCATGGTGACATCGATCCTCGCCAGCCTGGTGCTCGCTATCACGGCGGCCTGGGCGATCACGGAAGCGCTTGGCGGCTAG